A genomic window from Glycine max cultivar Williams 82 chromosome 17, Glycine_max_v4.0, whole genome shotgun sequence includes:
- the LOC100170754 gene encoding peroxisomal fatty acid beta-oxidation multifunctional protein isoform X1 produces MGSRGHTLLEVGPDDGVAVITIVNPPVNSLSFDVLRSLKESFDQAIQRDDVKAIVVTGAKGKFSGGFDISAFGGIQEAKERPKPGWVSVEIITDTIEAARKPSVAAIDGLALGGGLEVAMACNARLSTPTAQLGLPELQLGIIPGFGGTQRLPRLVGLTKGLEMILASKPVKGKEAFSLGLVDGLVSPNDLVNTARQWALDMLGHRRPWIASLYKTDKLEPLGEAREILKFARAQARKQAPNLEHPLVCIDVIEAGIVAGPRAGLWKEAEAFEGLVRSDTCKSLVHVFFAQRGTSKVPGVTDRGLVPRQVKKVAIIGGGLMGSGIATALILSNYPVILKEVNEKFLDAGINRIKANLQSRVKKGKLTKENFEKTISLLKGSLDYGSFRDVDMVIEAVIENISLKQQIFSDLEKYCPPHCILASNTSTIDLNLIGEKTKTQDRIVGAHFFSPAHVMPLLEIVRTKQTSAQVIVDVLDISKKIKKTPVVVGNCTGFAVNRMFFPYTQAGLLLVERGADVYQIDRVITKFGMPMGPFRLMDLVGFGVAIATGMQFIQNFPERTYKSMLISLLQEDKRAGETTHKGFYLYNDKRKASPDPELKNYIEKARSISGVSVDPKLAKLQEKDIIEMIFFPVVNEACRVLDEGIAVKAADLDISAIMGMGFPPYRGGIIFWADSLGSKYIYSRLEKWSELYGEFFKPCANLAARAAKGIPLSLCICKGKAAHNIPPPYLSITKSLWAMGYEVLKCLCGAGEVSHVRKK; encoded by the exons ATGGGTAGCAGAGGGCACACTCTCTTGGAGGTTGGACCCGACGACGGGGTTGCCGTCATCACCATCGTCAACCCTCCCGTTAATTCACTCTCATTTGACG TATTGCGCAGTTTAAAGGAGAGTTTTGATCAGGCGATACAGAGAGATGATGTCAAGGCAATTGTTGTTACAG GTGCAAAGGGAAAATTTTCTGGAGGTTTTGATATTTCTGCATTTGGTGGTATTCAAGAGGCAAAAG AGCGTCCAAAACCTGGTTGGGTATCAGTAGAAATCATCACTGATACTATTGAAG CGGCTAGGAAACCATCAGTTGCTGCCATTGATGGCCTTGCCTTGGGTGGAGGCTTAGAAGTTGCAATG GCATGCAATGCTCGGTTATCAACTCCAACTGCTCAGCTGGGATTGCCTGAACTTCAGCTTGGAATAATTCCTGGATTTGGAG GAACACAGCGACTTCCTCGTCTTGTTGGTTTGACAAAGGGACTTGAGATGATACTG GCTTCAAAACCAGTTAAAGGGAAGGAAGCTTTTAGTTTGGGGCTTGTTGATGGTTTGGTGTCACCTAATGATTTGGTGAACACTGCACGCCAATGGGCACTGGATATGTTGGGCCACCGACGACCATGGATTGCTAGTCTTTATAAGACCGACAAATTAGAACCCCTTGGGGAAGCAAGAGAGATTTTGAAATTTGCACGAGCTCAGGCTCGAAAGCAGGCTCCTAACCTCGAGCATCCTTTGGTTTGCATTGATGTTATTGAAGCAGGAATAGTAGCTGGTCCTCGTGCAGGACTCTGGAAG GAAGCTGAAGCATTTGAAGGACTTGTAAGGTCAGATACTTGCAAAAGCTTAGTTCACGTATTTTTTGCTCAAAGAGGAACATCCAAG GTACCTGGGGTTACGGATCGTGGTCTGGTTCCAAGACAAGTCAAGAAGGTTGCCATCATTGGTGGAGGACTAATGGGCTCTGGAATAGCAACAGCTTTAATTCTTAGCAACTATCCTGTCATCTTGAAAGAAGTAAATGAGAAGTTCTTAGATGCTGGTATCAACAGGATTAAAG CAAACTTACAGAGCCGTGTTAAGAAAGGTAAATTGACcaaggaaaattttgaaaagacCATCTCTCTTCTCAAAGGTTCCCTTGACTATGGAAGCTTCAGGGATGTGGACATGGTGATAGAG GCTGTTATTGAGAATATTTCCTTAAAGCAACAGATATTTTCTGATCTTGAAAAGTATTGTCCACCTCATTGTATACTTGCAAGTAACACTTCCACAATTGACTTGAACCTGATTGGAGAGAAGACCAAGACTCAAGATCGAATTGTTGGTGCCCATTTCTTCAG TCCTGCACATGTTATGCCGCTTCTGGAAATTGTACGTACCAAGCAGACCTCTGCCCAAGTGATAGTTGACGTGTTAGATATTTcaaagaagataaagaaaacTCCAGTGGTGGTTGGAAACTGCACAGGATTTGCTGTTAATAGGATGTTCTTCCCATATACCCAAGCAGGTCTCTTGCTTGTTGAACGTGGTGCAGATGTTTATCAAATTGATAGAGTAATAACCAAATTTGGAATGCCCATGGGGCCTTTCAG ATTGATGGACCTCGTTGGGTTTGGTGTGGCAATTGCTACTGGCATGCAATTTATTCAGAATTTTCCTGAGCGAACATATAAATCAATGCTTATTTCCCTTCTGCAAGAAGATAAGAGAGCTG GTGAAACAACTCACAAAGGGTTTTATTTGTATAATGATAAACGGAAGGCTAGTCCTGATCCTGAATTGAAGAACTATATTGAGAAGGCTAGGAGCATTTCCGGTGTCTCTGTTGATCCTAAG CTTGCCAAGTTACAAGAAAAGGATATCATAGAGATGATATTCTTTCCTGTGGTGAATGAGGCTTGTCGGGTCCTTGATGAAGGTATCGCAGTCAAAGCAGCAGATCTTGATATTTCTGCTATCATGGGCATGGGTTTTCCCCCTTACAG GGGAGGCATCATATTCTGGGCTGATTCTCTTGGATCCAAGTACATATATTCAAGATTAGAGAAATGGTCAGAGTTGTATGGGGAATTCTTCAAGCCTTGTGCCAACTTGGCTGCAAGAGCTGCCAAAGGAATTCCTCTG tctctttgcatatgcaagggtaaggctgcgcacaacatccctcccccataccttagcataacgaagagcctctgggcaatggggtacgaagttttaa AGTGCCTCTGTGGAGCAGGGGAAGTCTCgcatgtaagaaaaaaatag
- the LOC100813542 gene encoding peroxisomal fatty acid beta-oxidation multifunctional protein MFP2 isoform X2: MSRSRGHTIMEVGPDGVAIITIVNPPVNSLSYDVLRSFKENFDQALQRDDVKAIVVTGAKGRFSGGFDISAFGAQKPEERPKPGWLSVEIITDTIEAARKPLVAAIDGLALGGGLEFAMACNARLSTPTAKLGLPELQLGIIPGLGGTQRLPRLVGLTKALEMMLTSKPVKGKEAFSLGLVDGLMSPDDLVNTACQWALDIMGRRRPWIASLYKTDKLEPLGEAREILKFARAQVQKRAPNLQHPLVCIDVIEAGVVAGPRAGLWKEVEASEGLIKSDTSKSLIHVFFSQRGTSKVPGVTDCGLVPRHVKKVAIIGGGLMGSGIATALILSSYPIILKEVNEKFLEAGINRIKVSLLKGTLDYESFKDVDMVIEAVVENVSLKQQIFADLEKYCPPHCILASNTSTIDLNLIGERTKSQDRIVGAHFFSPAHVMPLLEIVRTKQTSAQVVVDVLDISKKIKKTPVVVGNCTGFAVNRMFFPYTQAGLFLVEHGADVYQIDRVITKFGMPMGPFRLVDLVGFGVAIATGMQFIQNFPERTYKSMLIPLLQEDKRAGETTRKGFYLYDDKCKPSPDPELKNYIEKARSFTGVSVDPKLVKLQEKDIIEMTFFPVVNEACRVLDEGIAVKGSDLDISAVMGMGFPPYRGGILFWADSLGSKYIYSKLEKWSELYGEFFKPCAYLAARAAKGIPLSASVEQANSRL; the protein is encoded by the exons ATGAGTAGAAGCAGAGGACACACGATCATGGAGGTTGGACCTGACGGGGTTGCCATCATCACCATCGTTAACCCTCCCGTCAATTCTCTCTCCTAtgatg tATTGCGCAGTTTTAAGGAGAATTTTGATCAGGCTCTACAGAGAGACGATGTCAAGGCAATTGTTGTTACAG GTGCAAAGGGAAGATTTTCTGGAGGTTTTGATATTTCTGCATTTGGTGCTCAAAAGCCGGAAG AGCGTCCAAAGCCTGGTTGGCTATCGGTAGAAATCATCACTGATACTATAGAAG CGGCTAGGAAACCATTGGTTGCTGCCATTGATGGCCTTGCCTTGGGTGGAGGCTTAGAATTTGCAATG GCATGCAATGCTCGGTTATCAACCCCAACTGCTAAGCTAGGCTTGCCTGAACTTCAGCTTGGGATAATTCCTGGATTAGGAG GAACACAGCGACTTCCTCGTCTTGTTGGTTTAACAAAGGCACTTGAGATGATGCTG ACTTCAAAACCAGTTAAAGGGAAGGAAGCTTTTAGTTTGGGGCTTGTAGATGGTTTGATGTCACCAGATGATTTGGTAAACACTGCATGCCAGTGGGCCCTGGATATCATGGGTCGCCGGCGACCATGGATTGCTAGTCTTTATAAGACTGACAAACTAGAACCCCTTGGGGAAGCAAGAGAGATTTTGAAATTTGCACGAGCTCAGGTTCAAAAACGGGCTCCTAATCTCCAACATCCTTTGGTTTGCATTGATGTTATTGAAGCAGGAGTAGTTGCTGGTCCCCGTGCAGGACTCTGGAAG GAAGTTGAAGCATCTGAAGGACTTATAAAGTCAGATACTAGCAAAAGCTTAATTCACGTATTTTTTTCTCAGAGAGGAACATCCAAG GTACCTGGGGTTACAGATTGTGGTTTGGTTCCAAGACACGTCAAGAAGGTTGCCATCATTGGCGGAGGACTAATGGGCTCTGGAATAGCAACAGCTTTAATTCTTAGCAGCTATCCTATCATATTGAAAGAAGTAAATGAGAAGTTCTTAGAAGCTGGTATCAATAGGATTAAAG TCTCTCTTCTCAAAGGTACCCTTGACTATGAAAGCTTCAAAGATGTGGACATGGTGATAGAG GCTGTTGTTGAGAATGTTTCCTTAAAGCAACAGATCTTTGCTGATCTGGAAAAGTATTGTCCACCTCATTGTATACTTGCAAGTAACACTTCCACAATTGACTTGAACCTGATTGGAGAGAGGACCAAATCTCAAGATCGAATTGTTGGAGCCCATTTCTTCAG TCCTGCACATGTTATGCCGCTTCTGGAAATTGTACGTACCAAGCAGACCTCTGCTCAAGTGGTAGTTGACGTGTTAGATATTTcaaagaagataaagaaaacTCCAGTGGTGGTTGGAAACTGCACAGGATTTGCTGTTAATAGGATGTTCTTCCCATATACACAAGCCGGTCTCTTTCTTGTTGAACATGGTGCAGATGTTTATCAAATTGATAGAGTAATAACCAAATTTGGAATGCCCATGGGGCCTTTCAG ATTGGTGGACCTTGTTGGGTTTGGTGTGGCGATTGCTACTGGCATGCAATTTATTCAGAATTTTCCTGAGCGAACATATAAATCAATGCTTATTCCCCTTCTGCAAGAAGATAAGAGAGCTG GCGAAACAACTCGCAAAGGGTTTTATTTGTATGATGATAAATGCAAGCCTAGTCCTGATCCTGAATTGAAAAACTATATCGAGAAAGCTAGGAGCTTTACTGGTGTCTCCGTTGATCCTAAG CTTGTCAAGTTACAAGAAAAGGACATCATTGAAATGACATTCTTTCCTGTGGTGAATGAGGCTTGTCGAGTCCTTGATGAAGGTATTGCAGTCAAAGGATCTGATCTTGATATTTCTGCTGTCATGGGCATGGGTTTTCCACCTTACAG GGGAGGTATCCTATTCTGGGCTGACTCTCTTGGATCCAAGTACATATATTCAAAATTGGAGAAATGGTCAGAGTTGTATGGAGAATTCTTCAAGCCTTGTGCCTACTTGGCTGCAAGAGCTGCCAAAGGAATTCCACTG AGTGCCTCTGTGGAGCAGGCAAATTCACggttgtaa
- the LOC100170754 gene encoding peroxisomal fatty acid beta-oxidation multifunctional protein — MGSRGHTLLEVGPDDGVAVITIVNPPVNSLSFDVLRSLKESFDQAIQRDDVKAIVVTGAKGKFSGGFDISAFGGIQEAKERPKPGWVSVEIITDTIEAARKPSVAAIDGLALGGGLEVAMACNARLSTPTAQLGLPELQLGIIPGFGGTQRLPRLVGLTKGLEMILASKPVKGKEAFSLGLVDGLVSPNDLVNTARQWALDMLGHRRPWIASLYKTDKLEPLGEAREILKFARAQARKQAPNLEHPLVCIDVIEAGIVAGPRAGLWKEAEAFEGLVRSDTCKSLVHVFFAQRGTSKVPGVTDRGLVPRQVKKVAIIGGGLMGSGIATALILSNYPVILKEVNEKFLDAGINRIKANLQSRVKKGKLTKENFEKTISLLKGSLDYGSFRDVDMVIEAVIENISLKQQIFSDLEKYCPPHCILASNTSTIDLNLIGEKTKTQDRIVGAHFFSPAHVMPLLEIVRTKQTSAQVIVDVLDISKKIKKTPVVVGNCTGFAVNRMFFPYTQAGLLLVERGADVYQIDRVITKFGMPMGPFRLMDLVGFGVAIATGMQFIQNFPERTYKSMLISLLQEDKRAGETTHKGFYLYNDKRKASPDPELKNYIEKARSISGVSVDPKLAKLQEKDIIEMIFFPVVNEACRVLDEGIAVKAADLDISAIMGMGFPPYRGGIIFWADSLGSKYIYSRLEKWSELYGEFFKPCANLAARAAKGIPLSASVEQGKSRM; from the exons ATGGGTAGCAGAGGGCACACTCTCTTGGAGGTTGGACCCGACGACGGGGTTGCCGTCATCACCATCGTCAACCCTCCCGTTAATTCACTCTCATTTGACG TATTGCGCAGTTTAAAGGAGAGTTTTGATCAGGCGATACAGAGAGATGATGTCAAGGCAATTGTTGTTACAG GTGCAAAGGGAAAATTTTCTGGAGGTTTTGATATTTCTGCATTTGGTGGTATTCAAGAGGCAAAAG AGCGTCCAAAACCTGGTTGGGTATCAGTAGAAATCATCACTGATACTATTGAAG CGGCTAGGAAACCATCAGTTGCTGCCATTGATGGCCTTGCCTTGGGTGGAGGCTTAGAAGTTGCAATG GCATGCAATGCTCGGTTATCAACTCCAACTGCTCAGCTGGGATTGCCTGAACTTCAGCTTGGAATAATTCCTGGATTTGGAG GAACACAGCGACTTCCTCGTCTTGTTGGTTTGACAAAGGGACTTGAGATGATACTG GCTTCAAAACCAGTTAAAGGGAAGGAAGCTTTTAGTTTGGGGCTTGTTGATGGTTTGGTGTCACCTAATGATTTGGTGAACACTGCACGCCAATGGGCACTGGATATGTTGGGCCACCGACGACCATGGATTGCTAGTCTTTATAAGACCGACAAATTAGAACCCCTTGGGGAAGCAAGAGAGATTTTGAAATTTGCACGAGCTCAGGCTCGAAAGCAGGCTCCTAACCTCGAGCATCCTTTGGTTTGCATTGATGTTATTGAAGCAGGAATAGTAGCTGGTCCTCGTGCAGGACTCTGGAAG GAAGCTGAAGCATTTGAAGGACTTGTAAGGTCAGATACTTGCAAAAGCTTAGTTCACGTATTTTTTGCTCAAAGAGGAACATCCAAG GTACCTGGGGTTACGGATCGTGGTCTGGTTCCAAGACAAGTCAAGAAGGTTGCCATCATTGGTGGAGGACTAATGGGCTCTGGAATAGCAACAGCTTTAATTCTTAGCAACTATCCTGTCATCTTGAAAGAAGTAAATGAGAAGTTCTTAGATGCTGGTATCAACAGGATTAAAG CAAACTTACAGAGCCGTGTTAAGAAAGGTAAATTGACcaaggaaaattttgaaaagacCATCTCTCTTCTCAAAGGTTCCCTTGACTATGGAAGCTTCAGGGATGTGGACATGGTGATAGAG GCTGTTATTGAGAATATTTCCTTAAAGCAACAGATATTTTCTGATCTTGAAAAGTATTGTCCACCTCATTGTATACTTGCAAGTAACACTTCCACAATTGACTTGAACCTGATTGGAGAGAAGACCAAGACTCAAGATCGAATTGTTGGTGCCCATTTCTTCAG TCCTGCACATGTTATGCCGCTTCTGGAAATTGTACGTACCAAGCAGACCTCTGCCCAAGTGATAGTTGACGTGTTAGATATTTcaaagaagataaagaaaacTCCAGTGGTGGTTGGAAACTGCACAGGATTTGCTGTTAATAGGATGTTCTTCCCATATACCCAAGCAGGTCTCTTGCTTGTTGAACGTGGTGCAGATGTTTATCAAATTGATAGAGTAATAACCAAATTTGGAATGCCCATGGGGCCTTTCAG ATTGATGGACCTCGTTGGGTTTGGTGTGGCAATTGCTACTGGCATGCAATTTATTCAGAATTTTCCTGAGCGAACATATAAATCAATGCTTATTTCCCTTCTGCAAGAAGATAAGAGAGCTG GTGAAACAACTCACAAAGGGTTTTATTTGTATAATGATAAACGGAAGGCTAGTCCTGATCCTGAATTGAAGAACTATATTGAGAAGGCTAGGAGCATTTCCGGTGTCTCTGTTGATCCTAAG CTTGCCAAGTTACAAGAAAAGGATATCATAGAGATGATATTCTTTCCTGTGGTGAATGAGGCTTGTCGGGTCCTTGATGAAGGTATCGCAGTCAAAGCAGCAGATCTTGATATTTCTGCTATCATGGGCATGGGTTTTCCCCCTTACAG GGGAGGCATCATATTCTGGGCTGATTCTCTTGGATCCAAGTACATATATTCAAGATTAGAGAAATGGTCAGAGTTGTATGGGGAATTCTTCAAGCCTTGTGCCAACTTGGCTGCAAGAGCTGCCAAAGGAATTCCTCTG AGTGCCTCTGTGGAGCAGGGGAAGTCTCgcatgtaa
- the LOC100813542 gene encoding peroxisomal fatty acid beta-oxidation multifunctional protein MFP2 isoform X1 — translation MSRSRGHTIMEVGPDGVAIITIVNPPVNSLSYDVLRSFKENFDQALQRDDVKAIVVTGAKGRFSGGFDISAFGAQKPEERPKPGWLSVEIITDTIEAARKPLVAAIDGLALGGGLEFAMACNARLSTPTAKLGLPELQLGIIPGLGGTQRLPRLVGLTKALEMMLTSKPVKGKEAFSLGLVDGLMSPDDLVNTACQWALDIMGRRRPWIASLYKTDKLEPLGEAREILKFARAQVQKRAPNLQHPLVCIDVIEAGVVAGPRAGLWKEVEASEGLIKSDTSKSLIHVFFSQRGTSKVPGVTDCGLVPRHVKKVAIIGGGLMGSGIATALILSSYPIILKEVNEKFLEAGINRIKANLQSRVKKGKLTQENFENTVSLLKGTLDYESFKDVDMVIEAVVENVSLKQQIFADLEKYCPPHCILASNTSTIDLNLIGERTKSQDRIVGAHFFSPAHVMPLLEIVRTKQTSAQVVVDVLDISKKIKKTPVVVGNCTGFAVNRMFFPYTQAGLFLVEHGADVYQIDRVITKFGMPMGPFRLVDLVGFGVAIATGMQFIQNFPERTYKSMLIPLLQEDKRAGETTRKGFYLYDDKCKPSPDPELKNYIEKARSFTGVSVDPKLVKLQEKDIIEMTFFPVVNEACRVLDEGIAVKGSDLDISAVMGMGFPPYRGGILFWADSLGSKYIYSKLEKWSELYGEFFKPCAYLAARAAKGIPLSASVEQANSRL, via the exons ATGAGTAGAAGCAGAGGACACACGATCATGGAGGTTGGACCTGACGGGGTTGCCATCATCACCATCGTTAACCCTCCCGTCAATTCTCTCTCCTAtgatg tATTGCGCAGTTTTAAGGAGAATTTTGATCAGGCTCTACAGAGAGACGATGTCAAGGCAATTGTTGTTACAG GTGCAAAGGGAAGATTTTCTGGAGGTTTTGATATTTCTGCATTTGGTGCTCAAAAGCCGGAAG AGCGTCCAAAGCCTGGTTGGCTATCGGTAGAAATCATCACTGATACTATAGAAG CGGCTAGGAAACCATTGGTTGCTGCCATTGATGGCCTTGCCTTGGGTGGAGGCTTAGAATTTGCAATG GCATGCAATGCTCGGTTATCAACCCCAACTGCTAAGCTAGGCTTGCCTGAACTTCAGCTTGGGATAATTCCTGGATTAGGAG GAACACAGCGACTTCCTCGTCTTGTTGGTTTAACAAAGGCACTTGAGATGATGCTG ACTTCAAAACCAGTTAAAGGGAAGGAAGCTTTTAGTTTGGGGCTTGTAGATGGTTTGATGTCACCAGATGATTTGGTAAACACTGCATGCCAGTGGGCCCTGGATATCATGGGTCGCCGGCGACCATGGATTGCTAGTCTTTATAAGACTGACAAACTAGAACCCCTTGGGGAAGCAAGAGAGATTTTGAAATTTGCACGAGCTCAGGTTCAAAAACGGGCTCCTAATCTCCAACATCCTTTGGTTTGCATTGATGTTATTGAAGCAGGAGTAGTTGCTGGTCCCCGTGCAGGACTCTGGAAG GAAGTTGAAGCATCTGAAGGACTTATAAAGTCAGATACTAGCAAAAGCTTAATTCACGTATTTTTTTCTCAGAGAGGAACATCCAAG GTACCTGGGGTTACAGATTGTGGTTTGGTTCCAAGACACGTCAAGAAGGTTGCCATCATTGGCGGAGGACTAATGGGCTCTGGAATAGCAACAGCTTTAATTCTTAGCAGCTATCCTATCATATTGAAAGAAGTAAATGAGAAGTTCTTAGAAGCTGGTATCAATAGGATTAAAG CAAACTTACAGAGCCGTGTTAAGAAAGGTAAATTGACccaggaaaattttgaaaacacaGTCTCTCTTCTCAAAGGTACCCTTGACTATGAAAGCTTCAAAGATGTGGACATGGTGATAGAG GCTGTTGTTGAGAATGTTTCCTTAAAGCAACAGATCTTTGCTGATCTGGAAAAGTATTGTCCACCTCATTGTATACTTGCAAGTAACACTTCCACAATTGACTTGAACCTGATTGGAGAGAGGACCAAATCTCAAGATCGAATTGTTGGAGCCCATTTCTTCAG TCCTGCACATGTTATGCCGCTTCTGGAAATTGTACGTACCAAGCAGACCTCTGCTCAAGTGGTAGTTGACGTGTTAGATATTTcaaagaagataaagaaaacTCCAGTGGTGGTTGGAAACTGCACAGGATTTGCTGTTAATAGGATGTTCTTCCCATATACACAAGCCGGTCTCTTTCTTGTTGAACATGGTGCAGATGTTTATCAAATTGATAGAGTAATAACCAAATTTGGAATGCCCATGGGGCCTTTCAG ATTGGTGGACCTTGTTGGGTTTGGTGTGGCGATTGCTACTGGCATGCAATTTATTCAGAATTTTCCTGAGCGAACATATAAATCAATGCTTATTCCCCTTCTGCAAGAAGATAAGAGAGCTG GCGAAACAACTCGCAAAGGGTTTTATTTGTATGATGATAAATGCAAGCCTAGTCCTGATCCTGAATTGAAAAACTATATCGAGAAAGCTAGGAGCTTTACTGGTGTCTCCGTTGATCCTAAG CTTGTCAAGTTACAAGAAAAGGACATCATTGAAATGACATTCTTTCCTGTGGTGAATGAGGCTTGTCGAGTCCTTGATGAAGGTATTGCAGTCAAAGGATCTGATCTTGATATTTCTGCTGTCATGGGCATGGGTTTTCCACCTTACAG GGGAGGTATCCTATTCTGGGCTGACTCTCTTGGATCCAAGTACATATATTCAAAATTGGAGAAATGGTCAGAGTTGTATGGAGAATTCTTCAAGCCTTGTGCCTACTTGGCTGCAAGAGCTGCCAAAGGAATTCCACTG AGTGCCTCTGTGGAGCAGGCAAATTCACggttgtaa
- the LOC100818870 gene encoding FCS-Like Zinc finger 15 — MVGLSVVLEAQKSCINKKTPQVINKTTMLMLSSIHNKPSPQPSSLFQPPTFLDQCFLCGKRLLPGKDIYMYKGDRAFCSVDCRCKQIFSDEEEAIQKEKCSLAAMRPTSSSSSTSTARHHRKGTRNRGGGAYF; from the exons ATGGTGGGTCTTAGTGTAGTCCTGGAAGCCCAGAAGAGTTGCATCAACAAAAAGACACCTCAAGTCATTAACAAAACCACCATGCTGATGCTTAGCAGCATCCACAACAAACCCTCCCCTcaaccttcttctctttttcagcCACCCACTTTTCTTGACCAATGCTTTCTTTGTGGGAAGAGACTCTTGCCAGGGAAAGACATCTACATGTACAA AGGGGACAGGGCATTTTGTAGCGTGGATTGCAGGTGCAAGCAGATTTTCAGCGACGAGGAAGAAGCTATTCAGAAAGAGAAGTGTTCTTTGGCTGCCATGAGGCCCACATCGTCTAGTTCTTCCACCTCAACGGCACGTCATCACCGGAAAGGAACAAGAAACCGAGGGGGTGGTGCTTATTTttag